From the genome of Ananas comosus cultivar F153 linkage group 16, ASM154086v1, whole genome shotgun sequence, one region includes:
- the LOC109722052 gene encoding N-alpha-acetyltransferase 16, NatA auxiliary subunit, giving the protein MGSSLPPKEANLFKVIVKSYETKQYKRGLKAADAILKKFPEHGETLSMKGLTLNCMDRKAEAYELVRRGLKNDLKSHVCWHVYGLLYRSDREYREAIKCYRNALKIDPNNIEILRDLSLLQAQMRDLTGFVETRQQLLTLKPNHRMNWIGFAVAHHLNSNGLKAIEILDAYEGTLEDDYPPDNERYEHGEMLLYKISLLEECGLLDRALQEIRKKEAKIVDKLSFKEQMASILLKLGHLEEAEKLFRSLLVMNADNYQYFIGIQKCLGLYSEKGQYSSEEIEHLDELYKSLRDNYHWSSAVKRIPLDFLQGDKFREAADNYVRPLLTKGVPSLFSDLSPLYEQPGKASILEDLFLQLEDSMRTTGCFPGCTIKEPPSTLMWTLFLVSQHYDRRGQHEVALVKIDEAIAHTPTVIDLYSVKGRILKHAGDLAAAAALADEARSMDLADRYLNSECVMRMLQADQVGPAEKTAVLFTKDGDQHNNLHDMQCMWYELASGESYYRQGDLGRALKKFLAVEKHYADITEDQFDFHSYCLRKMTLRAYVSMLKFQDQLHSHEYFHKAAAGAIRCYMKLHDAPLKLTNEESDEMSKLPPSQRKKLRQKQKKAEARAKKEAEEKVEAEATSGPSKSGKSQHARPVDLDPHGEKLLQVEDPLSEATKYLKLLQNNSSSSLETHILSFELNMRKKKILLAFQAVKQLIKLDQNNPDCHRCLIKFFHTISNFSAPETDSEKLIWNVLEAERRDISHVHEKSLLEVNNSFLEKHKDSLAHRAAAAEMLYLLEPDRKIEAIKLIEDSVNTTASGNGSPGAVRKWKLEDCVAVHKMLETVFVDQDAATRWKTWCAEYFPYSTYFGGCKSSSTAHSVTVTIQNAPENGVAADPEAKEEIEDSFSSNGKMQALKNLSDLSIQ; this is encoded by the exons ATGGGGTCGTCTCTTCCTCCCAAGGAGGCCAATCTCTTCAAAGTCATCGTG AAATCATACGAGACCAAACAATACAAAAGGGGCTTGAAGGCTGCAGATGCCATATTAAAGAAGTTTCCTGAGCATGGAG AAACCTTATCCATGAAAGGATTAACATTGAATTGCATGGATCGGAAAGCTGAAGCATATGAGCTTGTTCGCCGCGGTCTCAAG AATGATCTTAAAAGTCATGTGTGCTGGCATGTGTATGGTCTGCTTTATCGATCAGACAGGGAATACAGGGAAGCAATTAAATGCTATAGAAATGCTTTGAAGATTGACCCGAACAATATTGAAATTCTACGTGATTTATCACTCTTACAG GCACAAATGAGGGACTTAACTGGATTTGTTGAAACTAGACAGCAGCTTTTAACGTTAAAACCTAATCATCGGATGAACTGGATTGGCTTTGCAGTTGCTCATCACTTGAACTCAAA TGGTTTGAAGGCAATAGAAATTTTGGATGCCTATGAAGGGACATTAGAAGATGACTATCCTCCGGATAATGAGCGCTATGAACATGGCGAGATGCTTCTGTATAAG ATATCATTGTTGGAGGAATGTGGTTTACTTGATAGAGCCCTTCAGGAAATACGGAAAAAGGAGGCTAAAATA GTTGACAAGTTGTCATTTAAGGAACAAATGGCTTCCATTCTACTGAAGCTTGGTCATTTAGAGGAAgcagaaaaattatttagatCCTTGCTCGTTATGAATGCTGATAATTACCA aTATTTTATAGGTATACAAAAATGCCTTGGTTTGTATTCTGAGAAAGGTCAATATTCCTCGGAGGAGATTGAACATCTAGATGAATTGTATAAATCACTAAGGGATAACTACCATTGGTCATCAGCTGTAAAG CGGATACCGCTTGATTTTCTACAAGGCGACAAATTTCGGGAGGCCGCAGACAACTATGTGAGGCCTCTGTTAACTAAG GGAGTTCCTTCATTGTTCTCTGATCTGAGCCCCTTATATGAACAACCTGGCAAG GCAAGCATTCTGGAGGATTTGTTTCTGCAGCTGGAAGATTCAATGAGGACGACTGGATGCTTTCCAGGATG CACAATAAAGGAGCCTCCTTCGACTCTTATGTGGACTTTATTTTTGGTTTCCCAG CATTATGACAGGAGGGGTCAGCATGAAGTTGCTCTAGTCAAAATTGATGAGGCAATTGCACATACCCCAACAGTGATTGATTTGTACTCTGTCAAG GGAAGGATATTAAAACACGCGGGTGACTTGGCTGCAGCAGCCGCTTTGGCAGATGAAGCTAGGTCTATGGATCTTGCTGATCGTTATTTAAACAGTGAATGTGTTATGCGCATGCTTCAAGCTGATCAG GTTGGACCGGCAGAGAAGACCGCTGTTTTATTCACGAAGGATGGGGACCAGCATAATAATCTACATGACATGCAATGCATGTG GTATGAACTTGCTTCTGGTGAAAGTTACTATCGTCAAGGTGATCTCGGACGAGCTCTGAAGAAGTTCTTGGCTGTTGAGAAGCATTATGCGGATATCACTGAGGATCAGTTTGACTTTCATTCTTATTGTTTACGTAAAATGACACTCCGGGCCTATGTCTCAATGCTGAAGTTTCAAGACCAGTTACACTCTCATGAATACTTCCATAAGGCTGCTGCTGGAGCTATCAG GTGCTATATGAAGTTACATGATGCTCCATTAAAATTAACCAATGAAGAGAGTGATGAGATGTCAAAACTGCCTCCCTCGCAAAGAAAGAAATTGAGACAAAAGCAAAAGAAGGCCGAAGCTCGTGCCAAGAAA GAGGCTGAAGAGAAGGTTGAAGCAGAAGCTACTTCTGGCCCATCTAAATCCGGAAAGTCGCAACATGCCAGGCCAGTTGATTTAGATCCTCACGGGGAAAAATTATTGCAG GTTGAAGACCCACTATCAGAAGCTACTAAATATCTGAAGCTGCTCCAGAATAACTCCTCAAGTTCACTCGAAACACACATTCTTTCTTTTGAACTAAacatgagaaagaaaaaaattttgttagcTTTCCAG GCTGTCAAACAGCTGATCAAATTGGATCAAAACAATCCTGATTGCCATCGGTGTTTG ATAAAATTCTTTCACACAATAAGCAATTTCTCAGCTCCAGAGACCGACTCAGAGAAACTAATATGGAATGTGTTGGAAGCCGAACGAAGGGATATAAG TCATGTGCATGAAAAGTCTCTTTTGGAAGTAAATAACTCTTTCCTTGAGAAGCACAAAG ATTCGCTGGCCCATAGAGCAGCAGCTGCAGAGATGCTCTATCTTCTAGAGCCAGATAGAAAGATTGAGGCAATTAAGTTAATCGAAGATTCCGTAAATACCACAGCATCAGg TAACGGGTCACCGGGTGCGGTCAGAAAATGGAAACTTGAGGACTGTGTTGCAGTGCACAAAATGCTTGAGACCGTCTTCGTTGATCAGGATGCAGCTACTc GGTGGAAGACGTGGTGTGCAGAATATTTCCCATATTCGACATACTTTGGAGGGTGCAAGAGCTCATCCACAGCCCATTCCGTAACCGTCACCATACAGAATGCACCAGAAAATGGAGTTGCGGCGGATCCTGAGGCAAAAGAGGAGATCGAGGATTCGTTCTCTTCGAATGGGAAAATGCAGGCTTTGAAGAATCTAAGCGACCTAAGTATTCAATAG